A window of Hallerella porci contains these coding sequences:
- a CDS encoding NADH-quinone oxidoreductase subunit N, which translates to MTNFILPDILLLIFPFAVIILHFLFPKKHELPFRFSAVFFIGIFVLLNCLLVGGAQTFLSNWTIDSFGILMREVLVLGTLLAILFAKDYFDHPADGKPRLHQFAEFSAAIAAATFGGFIVVSANELLTLFLGLELATLPMYALSAWNKADPQGSEAGTKYILMGSVATAFELFGMSYLYGFSGSMHFNAIAEAVSASPMNPLLWISALFLFCGIGFKLTLFPFHTWAPDVYEGAPTPVTAALAVTSKTVAIAFVAVLVYGPLQAIHAELIPFISILAGVTIFAGNLGAMKQSRLRRFMAYSSISQAGYILVALNGPEVTAKTAVVFYLFLYALSNYLAFFVFGIIGQKRPESFHSLSGLAKECPSLAVAIAVAAFSLAGIPPLAGFVGKFFLFESAASAGTYFLVAFACLNNVIALYYYLQLVKSAWVDPADTALAPIEINRRQKVCIILLTAGVILAGVLPFLSSNIAMVMRS; encoded by the coding sequence ATGACGAATTTTATTTTACCCGATATTTTGCTTTTGATTTTTCCGTTTGCGGTAATCATTTTGCATTTTCTTTTCCCGAAAAAACACGAACTTCCCTTCCGTTTTTCGGCGGTCTTTTTCATCGGCATTTTTGTGCTTCTCAACTGCCTTTTGGTCGGTGGCGCGCAGACATTCCTCTCGAATTGGACGATTGATAGCTTTGGCATTTTAATGCGCGAAGTTTTGGTCTTGGGAACTCTTCTCGCAATTCTCTTTGCGAAAGATTACTTTGACCATCCCGCAGACGGAAAACCGCGTTTGCATCAATTCGCAGAATTTTCGGCGGCGATTGCTGCGGCAACTTTCGGCGGATTTATCGTCGTCTCGGCAAATGAACTCTTGACTCTTTTCCTCGGGCTTGAACTGGCAACTCTTCCGATGTATGCGCTCAGCGCTTGGAATAAAGCGGATCCGCAAGGCTCGGAAGCGGGAACGAAATACATTCTCATGGGAAGTGTTGCGACTGCATTCGAACTTTTCGGAATGAGTTATCTCTACGGTTTTTCGGGAAGTATGCATTTTAATGCCATCGCGGAAGCGGTTTCTGCAAGCCCGATGAATCCACTTCTTTGGATTTCGGCGCTTTTCCTCTTCTGCGGAATCGGATTTAAGTTGACGCTTTTCCCATTCCACACTTGGGCTCCCGATGTTTACGAAGGCGCTCCGACGCCGGTGACCGCAGCACTTGCTGTGACGAGTAAAACGGTCGCTATCGCATTTGTCGCCGTTCTCGTTTACGGTCCGCTTCAAGCCATTCACGCCGAATTGATTCCGTTCATTTCCATTCTCGCGGGCGTAACCATTTTCGCGGGTAACTTGGGCGCAATGAAGCAATCTAGACTGCGCCGCTTTATGGCTTACAGTTCTATTTCGCAAGCGGGTTACATCTTGGTCGCGCTCAATGGTCCCGAAGTCACCGCAAAAACCGCAGTCGTCTTCTACCTTTTCCTTTATGCGCTTTCGAATTATCTCGCATTCTTCGTCTTCGGAATCATCGGACAAAAACGCCCCGAATCTTTTCATTCTCTTTCGGGACTTGCAAAAGAATGTCCGAGTTTAGCGGTTGCGATTGCAGTTGCCGCATTCAGTTTAGCGGGAATTCCCCCACTCGCAGGATTCGTTGGAAAATTCTTCCTCTTTGAAAGTGCTGCTAGCGCGGGCACTTATTTCCTCGTCGCCTTTGCGTGCTTAAACAATGTCATCGCTCTCTACTACTACTTGCAACTGGTGAAGAGCGCGTGGGTCGATCCTGCCGACACGGCTTTAGCCCCGATTGAAATCAATCGTCGCCAAAAAGTCTGCATTATTCTTCTCACGGCGGGCGTTATTTTAGCGGGCGTTCTCCCCTTCCTCAGCAGCAACATTGCGATGGTAATGCGGAGTTAA
- a CDS encoding complex I subunit 4 family protein: MISTILFNSIWILPLIAVLVCAPISRSQTKTIKRIHLTFAGIVLAIAAGLVYYTYTLTMPLGIPSGNKPFVQYLTDFEWLPAIHAHYTMATDALGILLVFLTAVIVFTGMLASWKVDHQQKEFFALMQLLGTAVYGVFMSFDLVLFFIFYEMEALCMYLMIAGWGTGNKDYGGKKLTLTLALGSAMVLSTLFGIFIESGATTWNILSLADVKLPMSFQMWAFPMLFMGFAVSGSLFPFHFWSPDGHASAPTAVSMLAAGVMMKMGPFACLRVAIYLMPEAAKIYLPYIAFLVIFNVAVACFIAIRHRDLKYITAYSSISHLGLIFLGLAAATPLAFRGAALQMLSHGFLTGLFFASIGMIYGRTHTRNIDEMGGLMRIMPFLGVAFTIAGFAGLGLPGLSGFVAETSIFIGSFQSPIPHVKIVTILGILSITATAVYILQTANRMLSGPVKVEKFKTLTDADFIEKTTLVIIMACLFGIGLFPGWISEFLDTAIAPIYANLMR, from the coding sequence ATGATAAGCACAATCCTCTTTAATTCTATTTGGATTCTTCCGCTGATTGCGGTTCTTGTCTGCGCTCCCATTTCCCGCTCGCAAACAAAGACCATCAAACGGATTCATTTGACATTTGCGGGAATTGTTTTAGCGATTGCCGCTGGGCTCGTCTATTACACTTACACGCTGACGATGCCGCTCGGAATTCCTTCGGGCAATAAACCGTTTGTTCAATATCTGACGGATTTTGAATGGCTTCCGGCGATTCACGCCCATTATACGATGGCGACGGATGCTCTCGGCATTTTACTCGTCTTCTTAACCGCGGTAATTGTCTTCACCGGAATGCTCGCTAGCTGGAAAGTGGATCATCAACAAAAAGAATTCTTCGCGTTGATGCAACTTCTCGGCACCGCCGTTTACGGCGTCTTCATGAGCTTTGATTTGGTTCTCTTCTTCATCTTTTACGAGATGGAAGCGCTCTGCATGTATTTAATGATTGCGGGCTGGGGAACGGGCAACAAAGATTACGGCGGTAAGAAATTAACGCTCACTTTGGCGCTCGGCAGTGCGATGGTACTTTCGACTCTCTTCGGAATTTTCATCGAAAGCGGAGCGACGACGTGGAATATTCTTTCTCTCGCAGACGTTAAACTCCCGATGAGTTTCCAAATGTGGGCTTTCCCGATGCTCTTTATGGGATTCGCCGTTTCGGGTTCACTTTTCCCGTTCCATTTTTGGTCGCCCGATGGTCACGCTTCGGCGCCGACGGCAGTTTCGATGCTTGCCGCAGGTGTGATGATGAAAATGGGACCGTTTGCCTGCTTACGAGTCGCTATTTACTTAATGCCCGAAGCTGCAAAAATTTATTTGCCCTATATCGCTTTCCTCGTCATCTTTAATGTCGCCGTGGCGTGCTTTATCGCCATTCGGCACCGCGATCTCAAATACATTACCGCTTACAGTTCTATTTCACACTTAGGACTCATCTTCCTCGGACTTGCTGCGGCAACTCCGCTCGCCTTCCGCGGTGCTGCGCTTCAAATGCTTTCGCACGGATTTCTCACCGGACTTTTCTTTGCAAGCATCGGGATGATTTACGGCAGAACGCATACGCGGAATATTGACGAAATGGGCGGCTTAATGCGGATTATGCCATTCCTCGGCGTTGCCTTTACCATCGCCGGTTTTGCAGGCCTCGGGCTCCCAGGACTTTCGGGATTTGTTGCAGAAACTTCAATTTTCATCGGCAGCTTCCAAAGTCCTATTCCGCATGTGAAAATTGTAACGATTCTCGGAATCCTTTCGATTACTGCGACTGCGGTTTATATTTTGCAAACTGCAAACCGAATGCTTTCGGGCCCGGTGAAAGTGGAAAAATTCAAAACTCTCACCGACGCCGACTTTATCGAAAAGACGACTCTCGTCATCATTATGGCTTGCCTTTTCGGTATCGGTCTTTTCCCCGGTTGGATTTCGGAATTTCTCGATACAGCAATCGCTCCTATTTACGCCAATTTAATGAGGTAA
- a CDS encoding DUF748 domain-containing protein, with amino-acid sequence MKKAFRILGIILAVLILLVIAACFFAPKIARGYIEEHSKELIGRKMEIGNISFNPFRFTVTIDDFVLYENDDVTRFAAFHQFFVNADPSCLFVGDICLSELKIDSPYARVIQNGEVFNFTDMLEFLAARDSSQTDSLEAAAMDSSAVDSLANSQMDSTKIAQDSATAPGASQVNALPFGISIKKIAILSGNVIYVDQTVNSDIEIKDFSVKVPEVYFSNKNTSAGVKLEFASGGSLGVSADYNMQKGNFALNVKLSDFAIGAVKPYLESALNFQDLSGKVSVDISVSGNVDDVLASAVNGTVSVDDVVLTESSGKTLGVDHIGVGIAEANLNENRFVIDSVLVRGAFAHFDMNKNSNNLQVLLTPKKAAPADSNAAQDFQVKAKDDSTKTEKATPAAEPKKTEAAKPLDALLKQLSFSDTKFTLNDNTIPGGFSYTVSGISVDAANVAFEKQTTVRVRATLPHGGSVKVSAKIKPSDLNSLQANIDVKNVSMKDFSKYSEHYTGYPLVAGSLGLASDNVIQNNEIDSRHNIDIYNLTVGDKPDNAKPEYSVPMKVALYILKDKDGKIEFDIPIKGNLNDPEFSYGKIIWQTVRNLLVKVALSPAKFLFGSSTPSEFEIDVAANDFTSEQYGIAKKWTEILAQKPGASMTILQNFDPKKQLESFALKMEKLAFYKATNGKENLTPVERKAALEAEEDDAFKQFVASWQRPSDEALIAQINALAEERNAKLLKALQAQTGVTAKNLQVRSATAAERSNTGKKSVFRMAVELP; translated from the coding sequence ATGAAAAAAGCATTTCGTATTCTCGGAATCATTCTCGCTGTTTTAATTCTCCTCGTTATCGCCGCATGTTTTTTTGCACCGAAAATTGCGCGCGGTTATATCGAAGAGCATTCGAAAGAATTGATCGGGCGAAAAATGGAAATTGGAAATATTTCCTTTAATCCGTTCCGCTTTACGGTGACAATCGATGATTTTGTGCTTTACGAAAATGACGACGTCACCCGATTTGCCGCCTTTCATCAATTCTTCGTAAACGCCGATCCGAGCTGCCTTTTCGTCGGCGACATTTGCCTTTCGGAACTTAAAATCGATTCGCCATACGCCCGCGTCATTCAAAATGGGGAAGTTTTTAATTTCACGGATATGCTAGAATTTTTAGCAGCGCGCGATTCATCGCAAACGGATTCTTTAGAAGCCGCAGCGATGGATTCTTCGGCGGTAGATTCGTTAGCAAATTCACAAATGGATTCGACAAAAATTGCGCAGGATTCTGCGACCGCTCCGGGCGCAAGTCAAGTGAACGCGCTTCCTTTCGGCATTTCCATTAAAAAAATCGCCATTCTTTCGGGCAACGTCATTTACGTCGATCAGACAGTCAATTCCGATATTGAAATCAAAGATTTCTCAGTAAAAGTACCCGAAGTTTATTTCTCGAATAAGAATACTTCTGCCGGCGTCAAATTGGAATTTGCAAGCGGCGGTTCGTTAGGCGTTTCTGCCGATTACAATATGCAAAAAGGCAATTTTGCATTGAATGTAAAACTCTCGGATTTTGCAATCGGCGCCGTCAAACCTTACTTAGAAAGCGCGCTGAATTTCCAAGATCTTTCGGGAAAAGTGAGCGTCGATATTTCGGTTTCAGGAAATGTGGATGACGTTCTCGCTTCGGCGGTGAATGGAACGGTTTCCGTCGATGATGTCGTCTTAACAGAATCTTCGGGAAAAACTCTCGGTGTGGATCACATCGGCGTAGGAATTGCCGAAGCCAATTTAAATGAAAATCGTTTCGTCATCGATTCTGTCTTGGTGCGCGGAGCGTTCGCACACTTTGATATGAATAAAAATTCCAACAATTTGCAAGTCTTATTAACGCCGAAAAAAGCGGCCCCCGCTGATTCGAACGCCGCGCAAGATTTCCAAGTCAAAGCGAAAGATGATTCGACAAAAACAGAAAAAGCGACACCGGCTGCGGAGCCGAAAAAAACGGAAGCGGCAAAGCCTCTCGATGCGCTTCTCAAACAACTTTCCTTTTCGGATACCAAGTTTACACTCAACGACAACACAATTCCCGGCGGATTTTCTTATACGGTTTCGGGAATTTCTGTCGACGCTGCAAACGTCGCCTTTGAAAAGCAAACAACGGTCCGCGTCCGCGCCACACTGCCACACGGCGGTTCGGTCAAAGTTTCTGCAAAAATTAAACCGTCGGATTTAAATTCTTTGCAAGCGAACATCGATGTGAAAAATGTGAGCATGAAAGATTTCTCCAAATATTCGGAACATTATACAGGCTATCCGCTTGTCGCGGGCTCGTTAGGTCTCGCTTCGGACAATGTCATTCAAAATAATGAAATCGATAGCCGTCACAATATCGACATTTACAATTTAACCGTCGGCGATAAACCGGATAACGCAAAACCCGAATACAGCGTTCCGATGAAAGTCGCGCTTTACATTTTGAAAGACAAAGATGGAAAAATTGAATTCGATATTCCGATCAAAGGAAATTTGAATGATCCGGAATTTTCATACGGAAAAATCATTTGGCAAACGGTGAGAAATTTGCTTGTTAAAGTCGCACTTTCTCCGGCGAAATTCCTCTTCGGTTCATCGACGCCAAGCGAATTTGAAATCGATGTTGCCGCAAACGATTTTACGAGCGAACAATATGGCATCGCGAAAAAATGGACCGAAATTTTAGCGCAAAAACCGGGCGCTTCGATGACGATTTTGCAAAATTTTGATCCGAAAAAACAGTTGGAATCTTTCGCTCTTAAAATGGAAAAACTTGCATTTTACAAAGCGACAAATGGCAAAGAAAATTTGACGCCGGTAGAACGCAAAGCTGCTTTAGAAGCCGAAGAAGATGATGCGTTCAAACAGTTTGTAGCTTCGTGGCAACGTCCGTCAGACGAAGCGTTAATCGCCCAAATTAACGCTCTCGCCGAAGAGCGCAACGCAAAACTTTTAAAAGCGTTGCAAGCGCAAACAGGCGTCACCGCAAAGAATCTTCAAGTCCGCAGCGCAACGGCCGCGGAACGAAGCAACACGGGAAAGAAATCCGTCTTCCGAATGGCGGTTGAACTTCCGTGA
- a CDS encoding exodeoxyribonuclease III: MRIYSWNVNGIRSAEKKGFADWFKTTQPELLCLQEIRAEEDQIPETIASPEGYFCYWNPCQKKKGYSGTAILSQIEPDSVEYGFGIEEFDEEGRVVQLVFPDWVLNSIYFPNGGQGEDRVDYKLRFYDAFLDNSLEWLKRGRHVVTLGDYNTCHTELDITRPKENENVSGFLPIERAWIDKYIAAGFEDTFRTLHPNVSDAYSWWSNRANSRERNIGWRIDYAFVDSALAQNVTDAQIYPQVQGSDHCPISVDLELPFPPINT; this comes from the coding sequence ATGCGCATTTATAGTTGGAATGTGAACGGCATCCGTTCTGCCGAAAAGAAAGGATTTGCCGATTGGTTTAAGACGACGCAGCCTGAACTTCTTTGTTTACAAGAAATTCGTGCGGAAGAAGATCAAATTCCCGAGACGATTGCCTCGCCCGAAGGATATTTCTGCTATTGGAATCCTTGTCAAAAGAAAAAGGGCTACAGCGGCACTGCGATTTTAAGTCAAATTGAACCCGACTCCGTCGAATACGGTTTTGGCATCGAAGAATTTGACGAAGAAGGTCGCGTTGTGCAGCTCGTCTTTCCCGATTGGGTTTTAAATTCCATTTATTTTCCGAACGGTGGACAAGGCGAAGACCGCGTCGATTATAAATTGCGCTTTTACGATGCCTTTTTGGACAACAGCTTGGAATGGCTTAAGCGCGGACGTCATGTGGTAACTCTCGGCGATTACAATACTTGCCATACCGAACTCGACATCACTCGTCCGAAAGAAAACGAAAACGTGAGCGGCTTTTTGCCGATTGAACGCGCTTGGATTGATAAATATATCGCCGCCGGTTTTGAAGATACTTTCCGCACTTTGCATCCGAATGTTTCCGATGCGTATTCGTGGTGGTCTAATCGGGCAAATTCCCGTGAACGCAATATCGGTTGGCGAATTGATTATGCTTTCGTCGATTCGGCGTTAGCGCAAAACGTTACCGATGCGCAAATTTATCCCCAAGTTCAAGGCTCGGATCATTGTCCTATTAGCGTTGATTTGGAACTTCCTTTTCCGCCGATTAACACTTAA
- a CDS encoding BamA/TamA family outer membrane protein: protein MKILIAILSLAIYAAAVTPEPMFVQPTADSLEYFRVDSIAVYPGDAFDDSKAYTWADSLVYHIGNTIHIETRESVVRKLVLFDVGDTVNLYELIESEKNLRSQAYIADAHITREISADGKNILRVKTSDTWTLTVPLSLERPSDGPVYYGVGIWENNFLGFGQTIGVYYSHDEFRDRFMALYNNSNFLFRNNRLEVSVSDNTDGYTNYFTMYKPYLSRSKNEWAYTFAEYMDKQDVKYYWTGKLPTKKVSVAVADTVKEELPNYNRKHGNRVIRVNGLEEDSTSFRIGHSFGSEEFKIYLNLSYDYHRLGRSYKNTSRYLFLEDNRAYALDSSDVKHWIPDMVDSRFGLSFTFSRIRYDRLTNFRHAKWTEDVDKGYSVKIGASKNFTALGATDNDWRFDYKIYLALGSRMHHLMLSAWSYFYVTDDSRRDIYERISAEYIWRSNEWFSTQLLGYMDTYKRAAFGKQLSLGGLSNQEFYGFPTYLYTGQARFYGQIEERFFPHFEIGTVAPVFAAFFKAGETSSAVHEFEPDDLTYIAGVGVRFAMTKSVTKLVNHLNFSWPLNGPLKSSKPRISLIALFSL, encoded by the coding sequence GTGAAAATTTTAATTGCAATTCTTTCGTTGGCAATCTATGCCGCAGCCGTTACGCCCGAGCCGATGTTTGTGCAGCCGACTGCGGATTCGCTCGAATATTTCCGCGTCGATTCTATCGCTGTTTATCCGGGCGATGCATTTGACGATTCAAAAGCTTACACGTGGGCAGATAGTTTAGTTTATCACATCGGAAATACAATTCACATCGAAACCCGCGAATCGGTCGTGCGAAAGCTCGTGCTGTTCGATGTCGGCGATACAGTGAATTTGTACGAACTCATTGAAAGCGAAAAAAATTTGCGCAGCCAAGCGTATATTGCTGACGCACACATTACCCGTGAAATTTCTGCCGATGGAAAAAATATTTTGCGGGTGAAGACAAGCGATACGTGGACGCTTACGGTGCCGCTTTCCTTAGAACGTCCGAGCGATGGTCCTGTTTATTACGGCGTCGGAATTTGGGAAAATAATTTCCTCGGATTTGGACAAACCATCGGCGTTTATTATTCGCACGATGAATTCCGCGACCGCTTTATGGCTCTGTATAACAACAGCAATTTCCTTTTCCGAAATAATCGCTTAGAAGTTTCGGTTTCGGACAATACTGATGGCTACACGAATTATTTCACCATGTATAAGCCATACCTTTCTCGCAGTAAAAATGAATGGGCTTACACATTTGCCGAATATATGGACAAGCAAGATGTGAAATATTATTGGACGGGGAAGCTCCCGACGAAAAAAGTTTCCGTTGCTGTTGCCGATACCGTCAAAGAAGAATTGCCCAATTACAATCGCAAACATGGAAATCGCGTCATCCGCGTCAACGGACTCGAAGAAGATTCGACAAGTTTTCGCATCGGGCATTCTTTCGGAAGCGAAGAATTCAAAATTTATCTGAATTTAAGCTATGACTATCATCGTCTCGGACGCTCGTATAAAAACACTTCGCGTTATCTTTTCTTAGAAGATAATCGCGCTTACGCACTCGATTCTAGCGACGTAAAACATTGGATTCCCGATATGGTCGATTCGCGTTTTGGATTAAGCTTCACCTTTTCGCGGATTCGCTACGATCGTTTGACGAATTTCCGCCACGCCAAATGGACGGAAGACGTCGATAAAGGTTACAGCGTAAAAATCGGCGCATCCAAGAATTTCACAGCGCTCGGCGCCACCGATAACGATTGGCGATTTGACTATAAAATTTATCTCGCACTCGGTTCGCGGATGCATCATTTAATGCTTTCGGCGTGGTCCTATTTTTATGTCACCGACGATTCTCGCCGCGATATTTACGAACGCATTTCTGCAGAATATATTTGGCGTTCCAATGAATGGTTCTCAACGCAACTTCTCGGCTACATGGATACTTATAAACGCGCCGCATTCGGAAAACAACTTTCTCTCGGCGGACTTTCGAATCAAGAATTTTACGGATTTCCGACGTATCTTTACACCGGACAAGCGCGATTCTACGGGCAAATTGAAGAACGATTCTTTCCGCATTTTGAAATCGGAACCGTTGCGCCCGTCTTTGCCGCATTCTTTAAAGCTGGCGAAACTTCTTCTGCCGTTCACGAATTTGAGCCCGACGATTTGACTTATATCGCAGGCGTCGGCGTCCGCTTTGCGATGACAAAATCCGTCACGAAATTGGTGAATCATTTGAATTTTAGTTGGCCATTAAATGGACCCTTAAAATCATCGAAACCGCGGATTAGTCTCATCGCTTTATTCTCGCTTTAA